The DNA segment CACAAAGAAATGTGAAAAGTGGTTAGAAGAACAATTTCATTGTCATAAAACGCTGTTAACGCCTTCTTGTACAGCATCGCTTGAAATGGCTGCCATCTTATTAGATATCAAGCCTGGCGATGAAGTCATCATGCCTAGTTTTACCTTTGTTTCGACCTCTAATGCGTTTGTATTACGTGGCGCAACGATTGTTTTCGTTGATATTCGTCCAGATACTATGAATCTTGATGAAACAAAAATAGAAGCAGCAATCACAAATAAAACGCGCGCGATAGTGCCTGTTCATTATGCGGGAGTTGCGTGTGAAATGGATACCATTATGGCGATTGCGAAAAGACATAATCTATTCGTGATTGAAGATGCTGCACAAGGTGTCATGTCAACTTACAAGGGCAAAGCGCTTGGCACGATTGGTCATATTGGTTGCTATAGCTTCCATGAAACTAAAAACTACTCATCAGGTGGTGAGGGTGGTGCAACGTTAATTAACGATCCTGATTTAATCAATCGCGCAGAAGTTATCCGTGAAAAAGGCACTAATCGTAGCCAATTTTTCCGTGGGCAGGTAGATAAATATACTTGGCGTGATATTGGTTCTAGCTACTTAATGTCAGACTTACAAGCAGCTTATCTGTGGGCGCAACTTGAAGAAGCTGAAAAAATTAATGAGCGTCGTTTAGCATTTTGGCAGATTTATTATGATGCATTGACTCCATTAGCGGAAAAAGGCTTATTGGCGCTTCCAATCGTTCCTGAAGGGTTAGAACACAATGCGCATATGTTCTATATCAAACTGAAAGATATCGAGCAACGTACCGCGTTTAATGATTATATGAAAGAGCATGGTGTCTTAACGGTATTCCACTATGTGTCATTACATACCAGCCCCGCAGGTATGAAGTTTGGTCGCTTTGACGGTGAAGATATTTTCACAACACGAGAAAGTGAGCGTTTAGTGCGTTTGCCTATGTTCTACAACATGACAGAAGAAGAGCAACAGACTG comes from the Proteus appendicitidis genome and includes:
- the rffA gene encoding dTDP-4-amino-4,6-dideoxygalactose transaminase, with amino-acid sequence MIPFNKPPVVGTELEYMKQAMESGKLCGDGNFTKKCEKWLEEQFHCHKTLLTPSCTASLEMAAILLDIKPGDEVIMPSFTFVSTSNAFVLRGATIVFVDIRPDTMNLDETKIEAAITNKTRAIVPVHYAGVACEMDTIMAIAKRHNLFVIEDAAQGVMSTYKGKALGTIGHIGCYSFHETKNYSSGGEGGATLINDPDLINRAEVIREKGTNRSQFFRGQVDKYTWRDIGSSYLMSDLQAAYLWAQLEEAEKINERRLAFWQIYYDALTPLAEKGLLALPIVPEGLEHNAHMFYIKLKDIEQRTAFNDYMKEHGVLTVFHYVSLHTSPAGMKFGRFDGEDIFTTRESERLVRLPMFYNMTEEEQQTVIGHIRDFFA